One stretch of Elusimicrobiota bacterium DNA includes these proteins:
- a CDS encoding ParA family protein, with protein MSKIIAIANQKGGVGKTTTAINLSASLAILSNETLLIDMDPQANATSGFGIKKEEIVSSIYNVLIDEQLLENVILPTEIEWCEIVPSGLDLVGAEVELVNMLARETRLKNALAKFDKVYDYIIVDCPPSLGLLTVNALVAAHSVIIPIQCEYYALEGLGQLLKLIDALKKTLNPNLYVEGVLLTMYDARVNLSGQVIEEIKKYFGDKVYKTIIPRNVRVAESPGFGKPVVLYDKNSRGAEAYLNLAKEMAGNRNEKENNSDGDSLLEVK; from the coding sequence ATGAGTAAAATTATTGCAATTGCAAACCAAAAAGGTGGGGTAGGTAAAACGACAACCGCGATAAATCTTTCAGCATCTCTGGCAATACTTTCAAATGAAACGCTTCTTATTGATATGGACCCGCAGGCAAATGCGACAAGTGGCTTCGGCATCAAAAAAGAAGAAATAGTATCAAGTATCTATAATGTTCTTATTGATGAGCAACTGCTGGAGAATGTGATTCTGCCGACGGAAATAGAATGGTGTGAGATTGTGCCATCAGGACTGGATTTAGTAGGTGCGGAAGTGGAACTTGTAAATATGCTTGCAAGGGAGACACGACTTAAAAACGCTTTAGCAAAATTTGATAAAGTGTATGACTACATCATAGTTGATTGTCCACCTTCGTTAGGGTTATTGACAGTAAATGCATTGGTTGCCGCACATTCTGTTATAATCCCTATTCAATGTGAGTATTATGCTCTGGAGGGACTTGGACAGTTGCTGAAACTTATAGATGCGTTGAAAAAAACTTTAAATCCTAATCTGTATGTAGAAGGTGTATTGCTAACAATGTATGATGCGAGGGTAAATCTTTCAGGACAGGTGATAGAAGAGATAAAAAAGTATTTTGGCGATAAGGTTTATAAAACAATTATTCCAAGAAATGTTCGGGTGGCAGAGTCGCCCGGTTTTGGCAAACCTGTGGTTCTGTACGACAAAAACTCACGCGGCGCCGAGGCATACTTAAATCTGGCAAAAGAAATGGCAGGAAATAGAAATGAAAAAGAAAATAATTCTGACGGAGATTCCCTATTAGAAGTCAAGTAA